A window from Litorilinea aerophila encodes these proteins:
- a CDS encoding TetR/AcrR family transcriptional regulator: MADETNEAFASKQAVLEAAHHLIRQHGYAGLSMRELARASGLAKGTIYHHFQDKRDIYLHVLERDIQIVCQHVATAAASSEHWKEQLRAIVRAYFQLQRERCVLILASLREAVGMEQQLCQLVRQYRKELLKPIAQVLERGMAQGEVRPIHVEMAVLSLVGMLHSFVLHHMILQELEVDEEAIIDHTLQLFLYGIAQNSTSNGTNLPASSGQSVVDQHP; this comes from the coding sequence ATGGCGGATGAAACCAACGAGGCCTTTGCCTCCAAACAGGCTGTGCTGGAGGCCGCCCACCACCTGATCCGCCAGCACGGCTACGCCGGCCTCTCCATGCGAGAGCTGGCCCGGGCCAGTGGCCTGGCCAAAGGCACCATCTACCACCACTTTCAGGACAAGCGGGACATCTATCTCCACGTCCTGGAGCGGGATATCCAGATCGTATGCCAGCATGTGGCCACCGCTGCCGCCTCTTCAGAACATTGGAAGGAGCAGTTGCGGGCCATCGTCCGGGCCTATTTCCAGCTCCAAAGGGAACGGTGCGTCCTCATCCTGGCCAGCCTGCGGGAAGCGGTGGGAATGGAGCAACAGCTCTGCCAGCTCGTCCGCCAGTACCGGAAGGAGCTGCTGAAGCCCATCGCCCAGGTCCTGGAGCGGGGCATGGCCCAGGGCGAGGTGCGCCCCATCCACGTGGAGATGGCCGTGCTCAGCCTGGTCGGCATGCTCCACAGCTTCGTCCTCCACCATATGATCTTGCAGGAGCTGGAGGTGGACGAGGAAGCCATCATCGACCACACCCTGCAACTGTTTCTGTACGGAATCGCCCAAAACAGCACCTCGAACGGGACAAACCTCCCGGCATCCTCGGGCCAGTCCGTCGTTGACCAACATCCATGA
- a CDS encoding HlyD family secretion protein, giving the protein MTSKRERHIGELGKRQHGAGASRWWIPKAQVQGVWPRVVVWASLALLLAACNLGGSQAEPTPVAVPTYAPPDGVGTGVVAETAASAPAAAEAPAAAAPARADVALGSNTYTGEVQAEDQVTVMAEVGGQVLQVNVEVGDRVQAGETLVRIDSTTLEAQRAQALAGLEAAQAQLDLLLTKPDESDLEAARAAVAAAEAAYQRAVEGPTEEDLIVAETQLRQAEAAVKRAQAAYNQVSWNPLIAALPESLQLEQATLNLEAARAQYNKLVKGSTADVIAGAYAQLAQARATLKRLEEGPEAAQIRAAEAQVRQAETALYLAQLQLDKATVKAPVEGVVSQVNATEGAMLAPGSPVVTLLSPAVKVTIAVEEFRIATVQVGQPARIRVDAYPDRVFEGKVAIIAPALDTTTRTVQVTIRPTGDASLLVPGMFATVELLEGESS; this is encoded by the coding sequence ATGACCAGCAAGAGAGAGCGTCATATTGGGGAGCTTGGCAAGCGTCAGCACGGCGCGGGCGCCAGCCGTTGGTGGATACCGAAGGCCCAGGTCCAGGGGGTATGGCCCCGGGTGGTCGTCTGGGCCAGCCTGGCCCTGCTGCTGGCAGCCTGTAACCTGGGCGGCAGCCAGGCAGAGCCGACCCCGGTAGCCGTGCCCACCTACGCGCCGCCGGATGGGGTCGGCACCGGCGTGGTGGCCGAAACGGCTGCGTCGGCCCCGGCGGCCGCAGAGGCGCCGGCAGCGGCAGCCCCCGCCCGCGCCGATGTCGCGCTGGGCTCTAACACCTACACCGGCGAAGTACAGGCCGAAGATCAGGTGACCGTGATGGCCGAAGTGGGCGGCCAGGTGCTGCAAGTCAACGTGGAAGTGGGCGACCGGGTCCAGGCCGGTGAGACCCTGGTCAGGATCGACAGCACCACCCTGGAAGCCCAGCGAGCCCAGGCCCTGGCCGGCCTGGAGGCGGCCCAGGCCCAACTGGACCTCCTCCTGACCAAACCGGACGAAAGTGACCTGGAGGCAGCCCGGGCTGCGGTGGCCGCCGCGGAAGCCGCCTACCAGCGGGCGGTGGAAGGCCCCACCGAGGAAGATCTCATCGTGGCCGAGACCCAACTTCGCCAGGCGGAAGCCGCGGTGAAGCGAGCCCAGGCCGCCTACAACCAGGTCTCCTGGAATCCCCTCATCGCGGCCTTGCCCGAGAGCTTGCAGTTGGAACAGGCCACCCTGAACCTGGAGGCGGCCCGGGCCCAGTACAACAAGCTGGTCAAGGGCTCCACCGCCGATGTCATCGCCGGGGCCTACGCCCAGCTGGCCCAGGCCCGGGCCACCCTGAAGCGCCTGGAGGAAGGGCCGGAAGCCGCCCAGATCCGGGCCGCCGAAGCCCAGGTCCGCCAGGCAGAGACCGCGCTCTACCTGGCCCAGCTGCAGCTGGACAAGGCCACGGTCAAGGCGCCGGTGGAGGGCGTGGTCTCCCAGGTGAATGCCACTGAAGGGGCCATGCTGGCCCCTGGCTCGCCGGTGGTCACCCTCCTCTCCCCGGCAGTCAAGGTCACCATCGCGGTGGAAGAGTTCCGCATCGCCACCGTGCAGGTGGGTCAGCCGGCTCGCATCCGCGTGGATGCCTACCCGGACCGGGTCTTTGAGGGGAAGGTGGCCATCATCGCGCCGGCCCTGGACACCACCACCCGAACCGTGCAGGTGACCATCCGCCCCACGGGGGATGCTTCCCTGCTGGTCCCCGGCATGTTCGCCACTGTAGAGCTTCTGGAAGGTGAGTCGTCATGA
- a CDS encoding efflux RND transporter permease subunit, whose product MKLWDIAIRQPVFMTMILAAGIVLGTVSYFRMPVDLFPNVEFPVVLVTTIYPGASPEEMEQQVTKVLEEELSAISGIDSVISRSSEGLSTLILQFDLDQSVDKASQEVREKVNLVRNRLPDGIQEPIIRRFNPSDNPILLFGVADRSGQYAPVELRKLVEDIIQAPLQRVPGVAAVDVDGGQVREIKVELDLEALEARRIAPQQVVEALRAENLNIPGGSVVTPQQELAVRTPGNFQTLDELRNLVIARRTAPVYLRDVARVVDGFEEREVITRLNGQESIVVRVRRQSGTNTTAVANAVKEELQTIAQANPNLEIVIAGDESLLVKQSTDGAFEDLIWSSILATLVILFFFRDLRNTVITMAGLPVIMVATLFFMDLAGISLNQVSLLALALVVGLVIDDAIVVRENIMRWVEKGYKPREAASKGTAEVVLPVLATSATILAVFLPVAYAEGIIGKFFRDFGLTVSIAIAVSTFESLTMAPMLSAYFFRASENVDREIDESRGNESGSGLLARIYGRSLNWALDHKLISSLVAVAVIAVSLYSARFIEQSFLPSLDRGQFDVSMEMPLGTSLAVTQAEAIKVEEILRSHPDVADVFTTIGGTSTPEQASFFVKVKDEDGRKVDTRKVINDLRSALANVPGISFQLADSATGGDVILGGKDVIVEMTAYSGDYGLLAQEARRVAQEMAQIPGIVDIDVSYKEGRPELQLEIDRQRASDLGLSTAQIGATVRTLVNGEVASVFRGEGPEADIRVQLSQADRASVEDILNIGLLSPTGQVIPLRNVARVQIASGPNEIVRVDRQPTISIGANISGRDEPKATADVVALLERMDFPTGIEAKLGGDAEAQADAFRNLGLALALAIIFIYMVLASQFGSFIQPLLIMLAMPLAVIGAILALSISGRPLDLTAFIGFIMLMGLVTKNSILLVDFANRERARGLDADTAMRHAGPVRLRPILMTALSMILAMIPVALGLSAGGEFRSSMAIAIMGGMITSTFLTLMVVPIGYSLVVGTLDRLGRRIRSGQERTEAGQSPAEGTVQPVGD is encoded by the coding sequence ATGAAGCTTTGGGACATCGCCATCCGGCAGCCGGTCTTCATGACCATGATCCTGGCCGCCGGCATCGTGTTGGGAACCGTCTCCTATTTCCGGATGCCGGTGGATCTGTTTCCCAACGTCGAATTTCCTGTGGTCCTGGTCACTACCATCTACCCCGGCGCCAGCCCCGAGGAGATGGAGCAGCAGGTGACCAAGGTGCTGGAGGAAGAGCTCAGCGCCATCAGCGGCATCGACTCGGTCATCTCCCGCTCCTCCGAGGGGCTCAGCACCCTCATCCTCCAGTTCGACCTGGACCAGTCAGTGGACAAAGCCAGCCAGGAGGTGCGGGAGAAGGTCAACCTGGTACGCAACCGCCTGCCCGACGGCATCCAGGAGCCCATCATCCGCCGCTTCAACCCATCCGACAACCCCATCCTGCTCTTCGGCGTGGCCGACCGTTCGGGCCAATACGCGCCGGTGGAGCTGCGTAAGCTGGTGGAGGACATCATCCAGGCGCCCCTGCAGCGGGTGCCCGGGGTGGCCGCAGTGGATGTGGATGGCGGCCAGGTGCGGGAAATCAAGGTGGAGCTGGACCTGGAAGCCCTGGAGGCGCGGCGCATTGCCCCCCAGCAGGTGGTGGAAGCCCTCCGCGCCGAGAATCTGAACATCCCCGGCGGTTCCGTGGTGACCCCCCAGCAGGAACTGGCCGTGCGCACACCCGGCAATTTCCAGACCCTGGACGAGCTGCGCAACCTGGTCATCGCCCGGCGGACCGCGCCTGTCTACCTGCGGGACGTGGCTCGAGTGGTCGATGGCTTCGAAGAGCGGGAAGTCATCACCCGGCTGAACGGCCAGGAGTCCATCGTGGTGCGGGTACGCCGGCAGAGCGGCACCAACACCACCGCCGTGGCCAACGCCGTCAAGGAAGAGCTTCAGACCATCGCCCAGGCCAATCCCAACCTGGAGATCGTCATCGCCGGCGATGAATCCCTGCTGGTCAAGCAGTCCACCGATGGCGCCTTCGAGGACCTGATCTGGAGCTCCATCCTGGCGACCCTGGTCATCCTCTTTTTCTTCCGGGACCTGCGCAACACGGTCATTACCATGGCCGGGCTGCCCGTGATCATGGTGGCCACCCTCTTCTTCATGGACCTGGCCGGCATCTCCCTGAACCAGGTCTCCCTGCTGGCCCTGGCCCTGGTGGTGGGCCTGGTCATCGACGACGCCATCGTGGTGCGCGAGAACATCATGCGCTGGGTGGAAAAGGGCTACAAGCCCCGGGAAGCGGCCAGCAAGGGGACGGCGGAGGTGGTGTTGCCGGTGCTGGCCACCAGCGCCACCATCCTGGCCGTTTTCTTGCCCGTGGCCTATGCCGAGGGGATCATCGGCAAATTCTTCCGGGACTTTGGCCTGACCGTCTCCATCGCCATCGCCGTCTCCACCTTCGAGTCCCTGACCATGGCGCCCATGTTGAGCGCCTACTTCTTCCGGGCCAGCGAAAATGTGGACCGGGAGATCGACGAGAGCCGGGGCAACGAAAGTGGCAGCGGCCTTCTGGCCCGCATCTACGGCCGCAGCCTCAACTGGGCGCTGGACCACAAGCTGATCTCCAGCCTGGTGGCTGTGGCTGTGATTGCGGTCAGCCTCTACAGCGCTCGCTTCATCGAGCAGAGCTTCCTGCCCAGCCTGGACCGGGGCCAGTTCGACGTCTCCATGGAGATGCCCCTGGGGACCTCCCTGGCCGTCACCCAGGCCGAGGCGATTAAGGTAGAAGAGATCCTGCGCAGCCATCCCGACGTGGCCGACGTCTTCACCACCATCGGCGGCACCAGCACGCCCGAACAGGCCAGCTTCTTCGTAAAAGTCAAGGATGAGGACGGCCGGAAGGTGGACACCCGGAAGGTCATCAACGACCTGCGCAGCGCCCTGGCCAACGTGCCTGGCATCTCCTTCCAGCTGGCCGACAGCGCCACCGGCGGCGACGTGATTCTGGGCGGCAAGGACGTGATCGTGGAGATGACCGCCTACTCGGGCGATTACGGACTGCTGGCCCAGGAGGCCCGGCGGGTCGCCCAGGAGATGGCCCAGATCCCCGGCATTGTGGACATCGACGTCAGCTACAAAGAAGGACGGCCAGAGCTGCAACTGGAGATCGACCGACAGCGGGCCTCGGACCTGGGGCTGAGCACGGCCCAGATTGGCGCCACCGTGCGCACCCTGGTCAACGGGGAAGTGGCTTCCGTCTTCCGGGGCGAGGGCCCAGAGGCCGACATTCGGGTACAGCTCAGCCAGGCGGATCGGGCCAGCGTGGAAGACATCCTCAACATCGGCCTGCTCTCGCCCACGGGGCAGGTGATCCCCCTGCGCAACGTGGCCCGGGTGCAGATTGCCTCTGGCCCCAACGAGATCGTGCGGGTGGACCGGCAGCCCACCATCAGCATCGGCGCCAACATCAGCGGCCGGGACGAGCCCAAGGCCACGGCGGATGTGGTGGCCCTGCTGGAGCGCATGGACTTCCCCACCGGCATCGAGGCGAAACTGGGCGGTGATGCCGAGGCCCAGGCGGACGCCTTCCGGAACCTGGGGCTGGCCCTGGCCCTGGCCATCATCTTCATCTACATGGTGCTGGCCAGCCAGTTCGGCAGCTTCATCCAGCCATTGCTCATCATGCTGGCCATGCCCCTGGCCGTCATCGGCGCCATCCTGGCCCTCTCCATCAGCGGACGCCCCCTGGACCTGACCGCGTTCATCGGCTTCATCATGCTCATGGGGCTGGTGACCAAAAACTCCATCCTGTTGGTGGACTTCGCCAACCGGGAGCGGGCCCGGGGCCTGGACGCGGACACGGCCATGCGCCACGCCGGCCCGGTGCGCCTGCGCCCCATCTTGATGACCGCCCTGTCCATGATCCTGGCCATGATTCCGGTGGCTTTGGGCCTGAGCGCCGGCGGCGAGTTCCGCTCCTCCATGGCCATCGCCATCATGGGCGGCATGATCACCAGCACCTTCCTCACTTTGATGGTGGTGCCCATCGGCTACAGCCTGGTGGTGGGCACCCTGGATCGACTGGGGCGGCGGATTCGATCCGGTCAGGAACGGACCGAGGCCGGGCAAAGTCCGGCGGAAGGCACAGTCCAACCGGTGGGCGACTGA
- a CDS encoding ArnT family glycosyltransferase, translating into MKWSRLDWILLLAVTLLAAGLRFYRLGEVPPGFQFDEAFNAIDARLVLQGHRPLFLPANAGREVLYTYWQALLASLFGLNVYTLRLASALAGIVAVPATYLLLRTLLRQGSRAIALFTSLALCLSLWHIHFSHYGIRVITMPVIFSGLFGLYWLGHHGSSRRVRLAAYGLAGVLAGLSVWTHPTGRFVPFVLILYTAWLWWRSPAHRRLHLDSPVGGLLLTGAVAFLVFLPLGLEFYRHPEFFFGHASEVSVFAPRVGGDAPWRVLMGNFFRVLGMFSVAGDREWTHNLAGRPVFDPLMAIPFYIGLILWAERLWRRRGEAGDVDALALLALWAGIMLFPSILSEAAPNYSRTLPALPALFVPVGLGLHWLWERRHPVPWLGPALVAVIVPVSGGLAAYDYFGRFANSPEVYYMYDAEKLDALAYLAELTGDNQVYLSQLWGDMHATVFYLRGNLGIKSLDTTDTLVLPPPGQGAVYAFPPEQKRRAERLAESWPALRLDVVPDRYGEPLLYTLALRPEDAQEWPAPYEPTQTHTAAFQGAPTLLGMRPESDAPALRLYWRADEPMGQSLTSFVHLLDQDGHRVAQMDKLPGNGSYATIHWTPGERVIDRYPLNVLDLCAGGETLRVQVGWYQAGVEGALDAQPLRRADAPGHTALAGQMTLPFIGQPPAQMEPPVRLDLPLREDLALVGYGLTGEDLQAGAPVTLDLYWHSTRPADAPPPTEEPVTLYLARTGQREVLWEGQLAPEGYWAAGEVLCRRLRLRLPAEAAPGTYRLEVDLNEARSPDPTPLADLTLGPSTRLFQPPALTLSTEAILGEPDGSHGQARLLGLATLDWQSPQENPAGAPSLAVDLVWEARSPFPSSYKVFVHLVDQHGQIVAQSDAVPGPDYPVTRWLPGEVVVDRHILAVSGELPPGRYQLFAGLYDPVSAQRLPAYDGTAQRLPDDRVSLGEVTWPPAAP; encoded by the coding sequence ATGAAGTGGTCTCGTCTGGATTGGATCCTACTGCTGGCAGTCACCCTCCTGGCCGCGGGCCTGCGCTTCTACCGGCTGGGCGAAGTCCCACCCGGGTTCCAGTTTGACGAAGCCTTCAACGCCATCGATGCCCGGCTGGTCCTCCAGGGGCACCGCCCCCTCTTCTTGCCGGCCAACGCGGGCCGGGAAGTGCTCTACACCTACTGGCAGGCCCTGCTGGCCAGCCTCTTTGGGCTGAACGTCTACACCCTGCGACTGGCCTCTGCCCTGGCGGGCATTGTGGCGGTTCCGGCCACCTACCTGCTCCTGCGCACCCTGCTGCGCCAGGGCAGCCGGGCGATAGCCCTGTTCACCAGCCTGGCCCTCTGCCTGAGCCTGTGGCACATCCACTTCAGCCATTACGGCATCCGGGTCATCACCATGCCGGTCATCTTCAGCGGCCTCTTCGGCCTCTACTGGCTGGGCCACCATGGCAGCAGCCGGCGGGTGCGCCTCGCAGCCTATGGGCTGGCCGGCGTGCTGGCGGGCCTCAGCGTGTGGACCCATCCCACCGGCCGCTTTGTGCCCTTTGTGCTCATCCTCTACACCGCCTGGCTCTGGTGGCGTTCACCGGCCCACCGCCGGCTGCACCTGGACAGCCCGGTGGGTGGGTTGCTGCTCACGGGCGCGGTGGCGTTCCTGGTCTTCCTGCCCCTGGGGCTGGAATTCTACCGCCACCCGGAATTCTTCTTCGGCCACGCCTCGGAGGTCTCGGTCTTTGCCCCCCGGGTGGGCGGCGATGCCCCCTGGCGAGTGCTGATGGGCAACTTCTTCCGGGTGCTGGGGATGTTCAGCGTGGCTGGCGACCGGGAATGGACCCACAACCTGGCCGGGCGCCCGGTCTTCGACCCGCTGATGGCCATCCCGTTCTACATCGGCCTGATCCTCTGGGCAGAGCGCCTGTGGCGGCGTCGGGGAGAAGCCGGGGATGTGGATGCCCTGGCACTGCTGGCGCTGTGGGCGGGCATCATGCTCTTCCCCTCCATCCTCAGTGAAGCCGCGCCCAACTACTCCCGTACCCTGCCCGCCCTGCCCGCGCTCTTTGTACCGGTGGGGCTGGGCCTCCACTGGCTGTGGGAACGGCGGCATCCGGTGCCCTGGCTGGGCCCTGCCCTGGTGGCCGTGATCGTGCCCGTCAGCGGTGGGCTGGCGGCCTACGACTATTTTGGCCGCTTCGCCAACAGCCCGGAAGTGTACTACATGTACGACGCCGAGAAGCTGGATGCGCTGGCCTACCTGGCCGAGCTGACCGGCGACAACCAGGTCTACCTCTCCCAGCTTTGGGGCGACATGCACGCCACCGTCTTCTACCTGCGGGGCAACCTGGGCATCAAATCCCTGGACACCACCGACACCCTGGTGCTGCCGCCGCCAGGCCAGGGCGCGGTCTACGCCTTTCCACCCGAGCAGAAACGCCGGGCGGAACGGCTGGCCGAAAGCTGGCCCGCGCTGCGCCTGGACGTGGTGCCAGACCGCTATGGGGAGCCCCTGCTCTACACCCTGGCCCTCCGGCCCGAGGACGCCCAGGAATGGCCGGCCCCCTACGAGCCCACCCAGACCCACACGGCGGCGTTCCAGGGCGCGCCCACCCTGCTGGGCATGCGGCCGGAGTCGGATGCTCCGGCCCTGCGCCTGTACTGGCGAGCCGACGAGCCCATGGGACAGAGCCTCACCTCCTTCGTCCACCTGCTGGACCAGGACGGACACCGGGTTGCCCAGATGGACAAATTGCCGGGCAACGGCAGCTACGCCACCATCCACTGGACGCCCGGCGAACGAGTCATCGACCGCTATCCGTTGAATGTGCTGGATCTCTGCGCCGGTGGGGAAACCCTTCGGGTGCAGGTGGGTTGGTACCAGGCGGGCGTGGAGGGCGCCCTTGATGCGCAGCCCCTCCGCCGGGCCGATGCGCCGGGCCATACCGCCCTCGCCGGCCAGATGACCCTGCCCTTCATCGGCCAGCCGCCAGCCCAGATGGAGCCGCCCGTCCGCCTGGATCTGCCCTTGCGGGAGGACCTGGCGCTGGTGGGCTATGGGCTGACGGGCGAGGATCTCCAGGCCGGCGCGCCGGTCACCCTGGATCTCTACTGGCACAGCACCCGGCCAGCCGATGCCCCGCCCCCCACCGAAGAACCCGTGACCCTCTACCTGGCACGGACAGGGCAACGGGAGGTGCTCTGGGAGGGACAGCTGGCTCCAGAGGGATATTGGGCCGCCGGCGAGGTTCTCTGCCGCCGGCTGCGGCTGCGCCTTCCCGCAGAGGCAGCGCCCGGGACCTATCGCCTGGAGGTGGATCTGAATGAAGCCCGCTCGCCAGATCCTACGCCCCTGGCCGACCTGACCCTGGGGCCGTCCACCCGCCTGTTCCAGCCACCGGCATTGACCCTGTCCACGGAAGCCATCCTCGGCGAGCCCGACGGCAGCCACGGCCAGGCCAGGCTGCTAGGCCTGGCGACGCTGGACTGGCAGTCGCCCCAGGAGAACCCGGCCGGCGCGCCCTCGCTGGCCGTGGACCTGGTGTGGGAAGCTCGCTCGCCGTTTCCCAGCAGCTACAAGGTCTTCGTCCACCTGGTGGACCAGCACGGCCAGATCGTGGCCCAGTCGGATGCAGTGCCGGGCCCCGACTACCCTGTCACCCGGTGGCTGCCCGGGGAAGTGGTGGTGGACCGGCACATCCTGGCCGTGTCCGGGGAACTGCCGCCGGGCCGCTATCAGCTCTTTGCCGGCCTGTACGACCCGGTGAGCGCACAGCGGCTCCCGGCCTACGACGGGACGGCGCAGCGCCTGCCCGACGACCGGGTCTCCCTGGGCGAGGTGACCTGGCCGCCTGCCGCGCCGTGA
- a CDS encoding D-2-hydroxyacid dehydrogenase, whose protein sequence is MTKPILLLALEEGRLSEQHLARLRELAPGYEVIQSRDETEIRALIHRIEIVVGDIPWELLGEASRLRWVQLWGAGADWLMRYPEAARHPFILTNASGVHPIPISEHIFALLLALARRLPQAFRAQQAHRWESPDWDDVFELAGKTLVLVGVGAIGERTAQVARALGMAVVGVRRDPTRPAAGVERMVSPDQLLDVLPEADFVVITAPLTPETRGLIGREALRAMKPTACIVNIGRGAIIQEEALIQALQEGWIRGAGLDVVATEPLPADSPLWDMENVIITAHYAGKTPCYDERAFAILEDNLQRFLAGQPLRNVVDKQAGY, encoded by the coding sequence ATGACCAAACCGATCCTGTTACTGGCCCTGGAGGAGGGCCGACTTTCCGAACAGCATCTGGCCCGGCTGCGGGAACTGGCGCCGGGCTACGAAGTGATTCAGAGCCGAGACGAAACCGAGATTCGGGCCCTCATCCACCGCATCGAAATCGTGGTGGGGGACATCCCGTGGGAGCTGCTGGGCGAGGCATCCCGGCTGCGTTGGGTGCAGCTCTGGGGTGCGGGTGCGGACTGGCTCATGCGCTATCCGGAGGCGGCCCGGCATCCGTTCATCCTCACCAACGCTTCGGGTGTCCATCCTATCCCCATCAGCGAACACATCTTCGCCCTGCTCCTGGCCCTGGCCCGCCGCCTTCCCCAGGCCTTCCGGGCCCAGCAAGCCCACCGCTGGGAATCGCCCGATTGGGACGATGTCTTTGAGCTGGCGGGCAAAACCCTGGTGCTGGTGGGCGTGGGCGCCATCGGGGAGCGGACCGCGCAGGTGGCCCGGGCGCTGGGCATGGCGGTGGTGGGCGTGCGCCGGGACCCGACCCGCCCGGCGGCGGGCGTGGAGCGCATGGTTTCGCCCGACCAGCTGTTGGATGTCCTGCCGGAGGCCGACTTCGTGGTCATCACCGCGCCGTTGACGCCGGAAACCCGGGGACTCATCGGGCGGGAAGCGCTGCGGGCCATGAAGCCCACCGCCTGCATCGTTAACATTGGCCGAGGCGCCATCATCCAGGAGGAGGCCCTGATCCAGGCGTTACAGGAAGGCTGGATCAGGGGCGCAGGTCTGGATGTGGTGGCCACCGAGCCCCTGCCGGCCGACTCTCCCCTGTGGGATATGGAAAATGTGATCATCACGGCCCACTACGCGGGTAAGACGCCCTGCTACGACGAGCGGGCTTTCGCCATTTTGGAGGACAATCTGCAGCGTTTTCTGGCCGGCCAGCCCCTGCGCAACGTGGTGGACAAGCAGGCCGGGTATTGA
- a CDS encoding ADP-ribosylglycohydrolase family protein produces the protein MAELDRFRGALLGLACGDAVGTTLEFQPRGHFEPLTDMVGGGPFHLAPGEWTDDTSMALCLAASLVACNGFDARDQMDRYVAWMQQGYMSSNGRCFDIGITVSTALRRYLATDDPFSGSADPLSAGNGSLMRLAPVALFFYPNLEAIVHYAGESSRTTHGTAECVDACRLFAAMLYKALAGKDKETILAPPHLPAETTGPAGLAPKIQAIAEGNYRDKAEAEIVGNGYVVNSLEAALWCFWRTDSYREAILQAANLGDDADTTAAICGQLAGAYYGASAIPASWLERLALRDQIEELAAQLYQVAAEREGDKGGRRVDSRG, from the coding sequence ATGGCAGAACTGGATCGATTTCGAGGTGCGCTGTTGGGCCTGGCCTGCGGCGATGCGGTGGGCACCACGCTGGAGTTCCAGCCCCGGGGACATTTCGAACCCCTGACAGACATGGTGGGAGGTGGGCCATTCCACCTGGCACCGGGCGAATGGACCGACGATACCTCCATGGCCCTGTGTCTGGCCGCCAGCCTGGTGGCCTGCAACGGCTTCGATGCCCGGGACCAGATGGATCGCTACGTGGCCTGGATGCAGCAGGGCTACATGAGCAGCAACGGACGCTGCTTCGACATCGGCATCACCGTCTCCACCGCCCTCCGCCGCTACCTGGCCACCGACGACCCCTTCAGCGGCTCCGCCGATCCCCTCAGCGCCGGCAATGGCTCCCTCATGCGCCTGGCCCCGGTGGCTCTGTTCTTCTACCCCAACCTGGAGGCCATAGTCCACTATGCGGGGGAGAGCTCCCGCACCACCCACGGCACGGCGGAATGCGTGGACGCATGCCGACTGTTCGCGGCCATGCTCTACAAGGCCCTCGCCGGAAAAGACAAAGAGACCATCCTCGCGCCGCCCCACCTGCCCGCGGAGACAACGGGCCCGGCAGGGCTGGCCCCCAAGATTCAGGCCATCGCCGAGGGCAATTACCGGGACAAGGCCGAGGCCGAGATCGTGGGCAACGGCTACGTGGTCAACAGCCTGGAAGCCGCGCTCTGGTGCTTCTGGCGGACAGACAGCTACCGGGAGGCGATCCTGCAGGCGGCAAACCTGGGCGACGACGCAGACACCACCGCGGCCATCTGCGGCCAGCTGGCCGGCGCCTACTACGGCGCATCCGCCATCCCGGCCTCGTGGCTGGAGCGGCTGGCCCTGCGTGACCAGATCGAGGAGCTGGCTGCCCAACTTTACCAGGTGGCTGCGGAGCGGGAAGGAGATAAAGGAGGGAGGAGGGTAGACAGTAGAGGGTAG